Proteins from a genomic interval of Quercus robur chromosome 9, dhQueRobu3.1, whole genome shotgun sequence:
- the LOC126699531 gene encoding metal-nicotianamine transporter YSL3, with amino-acid sequence MGNMNKEESNEIENIEREDIEETREETEDVKRIAPWKRQITIRGLVASLAIGIMYSVIVMKLNLTTGLVPNLNVSAALLAFVFIRTWTALLEKAGIVSIPFTRQENTIIQTCAVACYSISLGGGFGSYLLGLNRRTYEQAGVVTDGNTPNTKEPGIGWMTGFLFVSCFVGLLALVPLRKIMIIDCKLPYPSGTATAVLINGFHTPKGDNIAKKQVHGFMKFFSMSFLWGFFQWFYSAGETCGFAQFPTFGLQAWKNSFYFDFSMTYIGAGMICSHLVNLSLLFGAVLSWGIMWPLIRGLKGEWFPETLSESSMKSLNGYKVFISIAMILGDGLYNFLKILYFTSRNIHGRVNKKGPKTWPENQNQPLDELRRNEVFIRDSIPFWVACTGYILFSIVAIIVIPLMFPELKWYFVVVAYILAPSLCFCNAYGAGLTDMNMAYNYGKVALFVLAALSGKNNGAVAGLVGCGLIKSMVSISSDLMHDLKTSHLTLTSPRSMLVSQAIGTAIGCVVAPLTFFLFYKAFDVGNPNGEYKAPYAIIYRNMAILGVEGFSALPHHCLQLCYGFFAFAMAANMLRDLTPTNIGKWVPLPMAMAVPFLVGAYFAIDMCVGSLIVFVWHKLNSKEASLMVPAVASGLICGDGLWILPASILALAKINPPICMSFK; translated from the exons ATGGGGAACATGAACAAGGAAGAATCGAATGAGATAGAGAACATTGAGAGAGAGGATATCGAAGAGACTCGTGAAGAGACAGAAGACGTGAAGAGAATTGCCCCATGGAAGAGACAGATTACAATTAGAGGACTTGTTGCAAGCTTAGCTATTGGAATCATGTATAGTGTGATAGTGATGAAGCTAAACCTCACAACTGGTCTAGTCCCAAACCTCAATGTCTCGGCTGCTCTCCTTGCCTTTGTATTTATCAGAACATGGACTGCACTACTTGAGAAGGCTGGAATTGTCTCAATTCCATTCACTCGACAGGAGAACACTATAATTCAGACATGTGCAGTTGCATGCTATAGCATTTCTCTTGGAG GTGGTTTTGGATCTTATCTATTGGGTTTGAATAGGAGGACATATGAGCAAGCAGGGGTTGTTACAGATGGGAATACTCCTAACACCAAGGAGCCTGGGATTGGTTGGATGACTGGTTTCCTCTTTGTAAGCTGCTTTGTTGGGCTGTTGGCATTGGTTCCTCTCAGAAAG ATCATGATAATAGACTGCAAATTACCATATCCAAGTGGAACTGCAACTGCTGTTCTTATTAATGGCTTTCATACTCCTAAAGGAGACAATATAGCCAA GAAGCAGGTTCATGGGTTCATGAAATTCTTTTCGATGAGTTTCCTTTGGGGTTTCTTTCAATGGTTCTATTCAGCTGGAGAGACATGCGGATTTGCTCAGTTCCCTACATTTGGATTGCAAGCTTGGAAAAATTC ATTCTACTTTGATTTCAGTATGACTTATATTGGAGCAGGAATGATCTGTTCCCATCTTGTGAACTTGTCGTTGCTTTTTGGTGCTGTGCTCTCTTGGGGAATAATGTGGCCACTGATAAGGGGGCTCAAAGGAGAGTGGTTCCCTGAAACTTTATCTGAAAGCAGTATGAAGAGTCTTAATGGTTACAAG GTTTTTATTTCCATTGCAATGATCCTTGGGGATGGGCTCTACAATTTTCTCAAGATACTATATTTCACCTCTAGAAACATCCATGGCAGAGTGAACAAGAAGGGCCCTAAAACAT GGCCAGAAAACCAGAATCAGCCTCTTGATGAGCTGCGACGAAATGAGGTATTCATAAGAGACAGCATACCATTTTGGGTGGCATGTACAGGGTATATACTCTTCTCCATAGTTGCTATCATTGTGATTCCACTCATGTTCCCGGAGTTGAAGTGGTATTTTGTAGTTGTTGCCTATATTCTTGCACCCTCTCTTTGCTTCTGCAATGCTTATGGTGCGGGTTTAACTGACATGAACATGGCTTATAATTATGGGAAAGTGGCTCTTTTTGTGCTTGCTGCCTTGAGTGGAAAAAATAATGGTGCGGTTGCAGGACTTGTGGGATGTGGTCTGATTAAATCCATGGTTTCCATCTCTTCTGATTTGATGCATGATTTAAAAACTAGCCATCTCACACTCACTTCCCCTCGATCAATGCTTGTAAGCCAAGCTATTGGGACAGCCATAGGCTGCGTGGTAGCTCCTCTcacattctttcttttctacaaGGCTTTTGATGTTGGGAACCCAAATGGCGAATACAAAGCCCCTTATGCCATCATTTATCGCAACATGGCAATTCTAGGTGTTGAAGGCTTCTCTGCCCTGCCCCATCATTGCTTGCAGCTTTGTTATGGATTTTTTGCCTTTGCCATGGCTGCCAACATGCTGAGAGATCTTACCCCTACTAACATTGGGAAATGGGTTCCACTTCCAATGGCCATGGCTGTGCCATTCCTTGTTGGTGCTTACTTTGCAATTGATATGTGTGTTGGAAGTTTGATTGTGTTTGTATGGCATAAGCTAAATAGCAAAGAGGCAAGCTTGATGGTTCCTGCAGTTGCTTCCGGTTTGATATGTGGAGATGGATTGTGGATTCTCCCTGCATCAATCCTTGCTTTGGCCAAGATTAATCCTCCAATCTGCATGAGCTTCAAATAG
- the LOC126698617 gene encoding uncharacterized protein LOC126698617: protein MGGSSETKFLQELVLYAASAALSCLVLFAGLRHLDPNREASKKALEHKKEISKRLGRPLIQTNPYEDVIACDVINPDHIDVEFDSIGGLEAIKEALYELVILPLRRPELFSYGKLLGPQKGVLLFGPPGTGKTMLAKAIAKESGAVFINVRISNLMSKWFGDAQKLVAAVFSLAYKLQPAIIFIDEVDSFLGQRRNTDHEALTNMKTEFMALWDGFTTDQNARVMVLAATNRPSELDEAILRRLPQAFEIGIPDCRERAEILKVILRGERVEDDIDYVHIASLCEGYTGSDLLELCKKAAYFPIRDLLDQEKSGKKSSPPRPLFESDLERVIATSKKTKVAANEYTGLSSQSPGWSRNSESGDYPVQAAISELSKLVVSQILNIQSDAQEP from the exons ATGGGTGGGTCatcggagacgaagttcttgcaaGAACTGGTGCTTTACGCGGCGAGCGCCGCCCTGAGTTGCTTGGTGTTGTTCGCGGGGCTCCGACACCTCGACCCGAACCGGGAAGCTTCCAAGAAGGCGCTCGAGCACAAGAAGGAGATCTCTAAACGCTTGGGTCGGCCTCTCATCCAGACCAACCCTTACGAG GATGTCATAGCATGTGATGTTATAAATCCTGACCACATTGATGTTGAATTTGACTCTATTGGGGGACTGGAGGCCATCAAGGAAGCATTATATGAACTGGTGATACTTCCCCTAAGGAGACCTGAGCTTTTTTCCTATGGGAAGCTTCTAGGTCCCCAGAAAGGGGTCTTGTTGTTCGGACCTCCAGGTACTGGAAAGACCATGCTTGCCAAAGCTATTGCAAAAGAATCTGGAGCTGTTTTCATCAACGTCAGGATATCAAATCTGATGAGCAAATGGTTTGGTGATGCACAAAAGCTTG TGGCTGCTGTATTCAGCTTGGCTTATAAACTCCAGCCAGCTATCATATTTATTGATGAGGTTGATAGTTTCTTGGGTCAGCGCCGTAATACAGATCATGAAGCATTAACAAATATGAAGACTGAGTTCATGGCTTTATGGGATGGATTCACCACTGATC AGAATGCACGAGTGATGGTTCTTGCTGCTACTAATCGCCCATCAGAACTTGATGAAGCAATACTCCGGCGTCTTCCTCAAGCATTTGAGATTGGGATACCAGACTGCAGGGAGAGAGCTGAGATACTGAAGGTGATTCTGAGGGGCGAGAGAGTTGAAGACGACATTGACTATGTCCACATAGCTAGCTTGTGTGAAGGTTACACAGGTTCAGATCTTCTCGAACTATGCAAGAAAGCAGCCTATTTCCCTATTAGGGACCTACTAGATCAAGAGAAGAGTGGGAAAAAATCTTCT CCACCAAGGCCATTGTTTGAATCAGATTTGGAGAGAGTTATTGCTACATCAAAAAAGACAAAGGTAGCTGCTAATGAATACACTGGATTGAGCTCACAATCACCAGGGTGGTCGAGGAATTCAGAATCAGGTGATTATCCTGTTCAAGCTGCAATAAGTGAGCTCTCTAAGCTTGTGGTTTCCCAAATCTTGAATATTCAATCAGATGCCCAGGAACCTTGA